The following are encoded together in the Thalassomonas haliotis genome:
- a CDS encoding efflux RND transporter periplasmic adaptor subunit — MDTKIERIGLKKHYYFIFLGVFLIICTLVFNTWNQSSVNAQDITLATVKSNFNYQLQGVGKVKPLKVWNVNNDLPGRVVGVKVRNGQVVKEGDELVQLENTELELKKESLLYELELVQIETISLEQKLLAERIEHQSKVKKAQLSLKIAKGNYLAKKQLFDKGASSESVLTVARLDLEMAEFEVEREQELITTKKLAADARLKLMQAKLTRKQQEVDSTIRLLKKLRVLAPIAGVVTEVTGNYGSYINKGQKMGLISSVEHLFAQIVLPEKEIAKIKVGTVVKVSSSQGLVNAKVTLINPALKNGTVEIEAEFVDHPEWLKPELPIQATFDIPSDKKLLYVNAPVGISPNSQSTVYKLSPVTGMLNKTEVFFGRLNDGKLEVVHGLTVNDVVVVSSQEILTGDDITLIREAS, encoded by the coding sequence ATGGATACGAAAATAGAAAGAATAGGATTGAAAAAGCACTATTACTTTATCTTTTTAGGCGTTTTTTTAATTATTTGCACCTTAGTGTTCAATACCTGGAACCAAAGTAGTGTAAATGCACAAGACATTACATTGGCGACGGTAAAGTCTAATTTTAATTACCAACTACAAGGGGTGGGCAAAGTTAAGCCTTTGAAGGTTTGGAACGTTAATAATGACCTTCCGGGCAGGGTAGTAGGTGTTAAGGTTCGTAATGGGCAAGTGGTAAAAGAAGGTGATGAGTTAGTCCAGCTAGAAAATACTGAACTTGAGTTAAAAAAAGAAAGTTTGTTGTACGAACTTGAGCTTGTGCAAATCGAAACTATCAGCTTGGAGCAAAAGTTATTAGCTGAGCGTATAGAGCATCAAAGTAAGGTGAAAAAGGCACAGCTTTCATTAAAAATAGCCAAAGGTAATTACCTAGCCAAGAAGCAACTATTCGACAAAGGCGCAAGTTCTGAAAGTGTGTTGACTGTGGCCAGGTTGGATTTGGAGATGGCTGAATTTGAAGTCGAACGTGAGCAGGAGTTAATTACTACAAAGAAACTAGCCGCAGATGCCCGGCTTAAATTAATGCAGGCTAAGTTGACAAGAAAACAACAAGAGGTTGACAGTACAATACGCCTGTTAAAAAAGCTGAGAGTTCTAGCTCCTATTGCTGGAGTTGTAACAGAGGTTACTGGCAATTACGGTTCATACATCAATAAAGGGCAAAAAATGGGATTAATTTCCAGTGTTGAGCATTTGTTTGCACAAATAGTTTTACCCGAAAAAGAAATTGCGAAAATAAAAGTGGGTACTGTGGTGAAGGTGAGTTCATCACAGGGCCTAGTGAATGCCAAAGTAACTTTAATTAATCCCGCACTAAAAAATGGTACGGTAGAAATTGAAGCTGAATTTGTCGACCATCCCGAATGGCTAAAACCCGAATTGCCGATACAAGCAACTTTTGATATTCCTTCAGATAAAAAATTGCTTTACGTCAATGCTCCTGTTGGCATTTCACCTAATAGCCAGTCAACAGTTTATAAGTTGTCGCCCGTTACAGGAATGCTAAATAAAACGGAAGTTTTTTTTGGTCGGTTAAATGACGGTAAGTTAGAAGTTGTACATGGGCTTACAGTAAATGATGTTGTTGTTGTTAGTTCACAGGAAATTTTAACAGGCGATGACATTACGCTTATAAGGGAAGCATCGTGA
- a CDS encoding ABC transporter ATP-binding protein, whose amino-acid sequence MNLAINSQNLSKSYISGDIHTLASDNISLKIDVGEFVSIVGPSGGGKSTLLTLLGMMGEASGGSLSILGVDVSSLNERQKSRFRNEKLGYIFQSFNLISDLNVLDNVLLPTAYNSRIKRRSKIELAESLLDKVGLGHRKKHLPSQLSGGQQQKVAIARSLIMEPEIIFADEPTGNLDSASTEQIMEILKDINSQNTTIVMVTHNETLADMTARKISIQDGRIHSDEFIAK is encoded by the coding sequence GTGAATCTAGCTATTAATAGCCAAAATTTATCTAAGTCTTATATCTCCGGGGATATCCATACTTTGGCCAGCGATAATATCTCGCTTAAAATTGATGTTGGGGAATTTGTCTCTATTGTTGGCCCCTCAGGTGGTGGAAAGTCTACCCTGTTAACTTTGTTGGGGATGATGGGGGAAGCAAGTGGCGGTAGTTTATCCATACTTGGCGTTGATGTTTCTTCTTTAAATGAGCGGCAAAAGTCGCGTTTTAGAAATGAAAAATTAGGCTATATTTTTCAGTCTTTTAACTTAATCAGTGATTTAAATGTTCTGGATAATGTCCTCTTACCTACGGCATACAATAGCCGTATTAAAAGAAGGTCGAAAATTGAACTGGCGGAGTCCTTATTAGATAAAGTAGGACTAGGCCATAGGAAAAAACACCTACCAAGCCAATTGAGTGGCGGCCAACAGCAGAAAGTAGCCATAGCTCGCTCATTGATTATGGAGCCTGAGATTATTTTTGCTGATGAGCCTACCGGTAATTTGGATTCAGCCAGTACTGAGCAGATAATGGAGATCTTAAAAGACATTAATAGCCAGAATACTACGATAGTTATGGTTACCCATAATGAAACATTAGCGGATATGACAGCAAGAAAAATCAGTATTCAGGATGGACGTATTCATTCTGACGAGTTCATTGCCAAGTAG